In Acidobacteriota bacterium, one DNA window encodes the following:
- a CDS encoding DUF3106 domain-containing protein, whose amino-acid sequence MLHAATVRRTLTSSLMVAALLFGPSALYAQRGGRPPAPRMTAPPPHANHPGQNQEHLGQWMDRHSNLPLAQQQKALESEPGFRDLPSETQQRMRDRLTQLNNMPPEQRRRLLERNEAIANLPVAQRQQVRGAMKQFSSLPRDRQRLVAKAWRDLREMPEPQRQSIMSSDSFRSQFSDEERSTVSNLLAVEPYLPVKKSNEPSEFGK is encoded by the coding sequence ATGCTGCACGCTGCCACAGTTCGCCGCACGCTCACGTCATCGTTGATGGTGGCTGCGCTCCTGTTTGGCCCAAGCGCGCTCTACGCGCAGAGAGGCGGCCGCCCCCCCGCGCCTCGCATGACAGCACCGCCCCCCCATGCCAACCACCCGGGGCAGAACCAGGAGCACCTGGGGCAGTGGATGGACCGCCACAGCAATCTCCCTCTCGCCCAGCAACAGAAGGCGCTCGAGAGCGAGCCCGGCTTCCGCGACCTTCCCTCGGAGACGCAGCAACGGATGCGCGACCGGCTGACGCAGCTCAACAACATGCCGCCGGAGCAGCGCCGTCGGCTCCTCGAACGCAACGAGGCCATCGCCAACCTCCCCGTGGCACAGCGGCAGCAGGTTCGCGGTGCGATGAAGCAGTTCTCCAGTCTCCCGCGCGATCGCCAGCGACTGGTCGCGAAGGCCTGGCGCGACCTGCGCGAGATGCCGGAGCCGCAGCGTCAGTCCATCATGTCGTCGGACAGTTTCCGGTCGCAGTTCTCGGACGAAGAGCGCAGCACGGTCTCCAACCTGCTCGCCGTCGAACCGTACCTCCCGGTCAAGAAGAGCAACGAACCCTCCGAGTTCGGCAAGTAG
- a CDS encoding sigma-70 family RNA polymerase sigma factor produces the protein MATLAMNPQLAERLPAPGQQVAPAAFAQMDDAAIMLQLRDGNMAGFDYLIQKYRKPIIHFMYRMVHNQAVAEELAQEVFLRVYRSRETYRAEARFSTWLYRIATNLGVNHARDTKQERFASTIHLDEVDPETGTTPDVADSTIGAETNMLRTERMNAIRQHVMALPERQRMAVLMHKYEGMDYKQIGEVLKLSESATKSLLFRAYQTLREKLKAFV, from the coding sequence ATGGCGACTCTCGCGATGAATCCGCAGTTGGCAGAACGACTTCCGGCCCCCGGCCAGCAGGTTGCTCCGGCCGCCTTCGCGCAGATGGACGACGCCGCGATCATGCTCCAGTTGCGCGACGGCAACATGGCCGGTTTTGATTACCTGATTCAGAAGTACCGCAAGCCGATCATCCATTTCATGTACCGCATGGTGCACAACCAGGCCGTCGCCGAAGAGCTTGCGCAGGAGGTGTTTCTCCGCGTCTACCGTTCGCGTGAGACGTACCGCGCCGAGGCCCGCTTCAGCACCTGGCTCTATCGCATCGCCACGAACCTCGGCGTCAACCACGCGCGCGACACCAAACAGGAGCGTTTCGCTTCCACCATCCATCTCGACGAGGTCGATCCCGAAACCGGGACCACGCCCGACGTTGCCGACTCCACCATCGGGGCTGAGACCAACATGCTGCGCACGGAGCGGATGAACGCCATTCGTCAGCATGTGATGGCCCTGCCGGAGCGCCAGCGCATGGCCGTGCTCATGCACAAGTACGAGGGCATGGACTACAAACAGATCGGCGAGGTGCTGAAGCTCAGCGAATCCGCCACCAAATCGTTGCTCTTTCGCGCCTACCAGACGCTGCGCGAGAAGTTGAAGGCTTTTGTGTAG
- a CDS encoding site-specific integrase: protein MATITFEDFIERFFVPNALPTLKLSTRKRYRSTLNYHLKPAFGHKRLCDISTLDLQSFVLQKMDMGSGWEVCNHLRNLMSKVFESAKKWGHYAGENPATGVELPEKIPVHEKHALTAEQSKRLRAVLPEPVRTMVQTGILTGLRVGEILGLRWQDVDFPNRLIRVQQAVYRGSLGSPKTKGSKRTLPLAEPLAVALNRHRHNSNQTDGLVFPTSAGTPNSDSNLLARHLKPAGKQIGTPWLGWHTLRRTHATLLSQSGASPKDAQAQLGHAHISTTMDIYTQPTPAHQRQAVEAMAQLVTNGDELAIWPEMANPQITHIQ, encoded by the coding sequence ATGGCAACGATCACATTCGAGGATTTTATCGAACGTTTCTTCGTACCAAACGCACTGCCCACGCTCAAGCTATCCACGCGCAAGCGGTATCGCTCGACACTCAACTATCACCTCAAACCTGCATTTGGTCACAAACGCCTGTGCGACATTTCTACCCTGGACTTGCAATCGTTCGTCTTGCAAAAGATGGATATGGGTTCCGGTTGGGAAGTTTGCAATCACCTCCGCAATCTCATGTCGAAGGTGTTCGAATCAGCGAAGAAGTGGGGGCACTACGCGGGGGAGAATCCCGCTACCGGTGTCGAACTACCGGAGAAGATTCCGGTTCACGAAAAACACGCGTTGACCGCAGAGCAGAGCAAGCGTCTGCGAGCCGTGTTACCGGAACCGGTTCGAACGATGGTGCAAACCGGGATTCTTACCGGTTTGCGCGTGGGGGAGATTCTCGGCCTGCGTTGGCAGGATGTGGACTTTCCCAACCGGTTGATTCGGGTTCAGCAAGCCGTTTACCGAGGCTCACTGGGTTCTCCGAAGACCAAAGGCAGCAAACGCACCTTACCCCTTGCCGAACCCTTGGCAGTGGCCTTGAACCGTCACCGTCACAACTCAAACCAAACAGACGGTCTGGTGTTTCCCACCAGTGCCGGTACGCCCAACAGCGATTCGAACCTGCTGGCCCGCCATCTGAAACCGGCAGGCAAGCAGATCGGAACCCCGTGGCTGGGTTGGCATACCCTGCGACGGACTCATGCAACCCTGCTCTCGCAGTCTGGAGCCTCACCAAAGGACGCTCAGGCACAGCTAGGGCACGCACACATCTCGACCACGATGGATATCTACACGCAGCCGACACCCGCACATCAACGCCAAGCCGTCGAAGCGATGGCTCAATTGGTGACGAATGGTGACGAGTTGGCCATATGGCCGGAGATGGCAAATCCGCAAATCACGCATATTCAATGA